The following are encoded together in the Leuconostoc mesenteroides subsp. mesenteroides ATCC 8293 genome:
- a CDS encoding NAD(P)-binding oxidoreductase: MTKNILILGANGQIAKIVVDILANTDTKITLTSLHARPEKSIKSLDATKEENLVRALKDIDIVYANIGAEGRQKNAANALVNAMHTAGVKRLIWVATIGIYNEIATETADIWRNILGTPDNENTYMGDQAAAAKRIEESQLDYTIIRPNELTDDNKMQQVNVQTDPHEKIIGGPITRTSVAEFIAQLLLNPEQHIAESVAISSTK, encoded by the coding sequence ATGACAAAAAACATTTTAATCCTCGGTGCCAACGGTCAAATTGCTAAAATTGTGGTTGACATACTGGCAAATACCGATACAAAAATTACATTAACTTCTCTTCATGCTCGCCCTGAAAAGTCAATCAAATCACTTGATGCTACCAAGGAAGAAAACTTGGTTCGTGCGCTAAAAGACATTGATATTGTTTATGCAAATATTGGTGCAGAAGGTCGACAAAAAAACGCCGCTAATGCCTTAGTTAACGCAATGCACACTGCCGGCGTTAAGCGCTTAATTTGGGTCGCAACAATCGGTATTTACAATGAGATAGCTACCGAAACTGCTGACATTTGGCGTAATATTTTGGGCACCCCAGACAATGAAAACACCTACATGGGCGATCAAGCTGCTGCAGCTAAGCGCATCGAAGAGTCCCAATTGGACTATACAATCATCCGACCCAATGAATTAACAGATGATAATAAAATGCAACAAGTGAATGTCCAAACTGATCCTCACGAAAAAATTATTGGTGGCCCAATCACTAGAACAAGCGTCGCAGAATTTATTGCACAGCTATTATTAAATCCCGAACAACATATTGCAGAATCTGTTGCGATTTCTTCAACTAAATAA
- a CDS encoding AAA family ATPase, producing the protein MSLTYQKLLVAVPLILRGGDVPTIVGEAGIGKSALVAEIAKKLGAKLFTTVVSLSEKGDLAIPIPPLNETSFLQTKNYGRLADIKFGYTHTLIQIIEQAEVEPDRTIIWFLDEFNRGSQAVQGELMNLVLQRQINDLVLPDNVKLILAENPDDSMQGFENAEYAVQTSDAAIKDRTTRLVMTVSVRDWLQWAASGKKRPHIHDLVRQFIAENAELLYPKNRDIDLNPTPRAWQRVSDNLFQLQKLTNEQQDELLFDIVAGDLGDNCATQFVTFVQEKTTSLTAEDVFDSLPSGPKLPQTIREKFESFSEIQKLNVMKTLLLTADMRLDNNAGRFSELLNLIAPDGQYALVKQMTSAPILDDLYASDNHYANVLYQQIMDIATR; encoded by the coding sequence ATGAGTTTAACTTATCAAAAATTACTAGTAGCTGTACCTTTGATTTTGCGTGGCGGTGACGTACCGACGATTGTGGGAGAAGCTGGAATTGGAAAATCTGCCCTTGTTGCTGAAATAGCTAAAAAATTGGGTGCAAAACTTTTTACAACAGTAGTTTCATTATCTGAAAAAGGAGATTTAGCAATTCCAATTCCACCTTTGAATGAGACATCATTCTTGCAAACTAAAAATTATGGTCGATTGGCTGATATCAAATTTGGTTATACACACACTTTGATACAGATTATAGAACAAGCTGAAGTCGAACCGGACCGAACAATTATCTGGTTTTTAGATGAATTCAACCGAGGATCACAAGCAGTACAAGGTGAACTAATGAATCTTGTTTTACAGCGACAGATTAATGATCTGGTATTGCCTGATAATGTTAAACTCATTCTCGCAGAAAATCCTGATGATTCAATGCAAGGGTTTGAGAATGCCGAATATGCGGTTCAAACATCTGATGCAGCGATTAAAGATCGAACCACTCGACTTGTCATGACTGTTTCAGTTCGTGATTGGTTGCAGTGGGCCGCATCTGGAAAAAAGCGGCCACACATACACGACTTGGTCCGCCAATTTATTGCCGAAAATGCCGAATTATTGTACCCAAAAAATCGAGATATTGACTTGAACCCTACCCCGCGTGCGTGGCAGCGCGTATCTGATAATTTATTCCAGTTGCAAAAACTAACCAATGAGCAGCAGGATGAACTGTTATTTGATATCGTGGCAGGAGATCTTGGGGACAATTGTGCCACACAATTTGTGACTTTTGTCCAAGAAAAAACAACTAGTCTAACAGCTGAAGACGTCTTTGATTCATTACCAAGTGGTCCAAAATTACCACAGACAATACGTGAAAAATTTGAGAGCTTTTCAGAAATTCAAAAGCTGAACGTGATGAAAACCTTATTATTAACGGCAGATATGAGACTAGACAATAATGCTGGCCGTTTCAGTGAGTTACTCAATTTGATTGCTCCCGATGGACAGTATGCACTGGTAAAACAAATGACGAGCGCGCCAATTTTGGATGATTTATATGCTTCTGATAATCATTATGCCAACGTGTTATATCAACAGATTATGGATATTGCTACACGATGA
- a CDS encoding VWA-like domain-containing protein: MKSENDNLIIDGIKTLLDVSPLYGNIVMNLVREVNPQAANPLALKWQGHHWYLLVNPNLLTARFTSHNQVAAALAHEALHVIWQHPTRYAKEREHNQMVDIGTDLAVNQYLPRDLGELPGAISFQTINELYHINLPHNQDSSTYISLLSEVDQKNSRAKKRALPKHTEWQSASNSIEEAESALKNVIKKANDDTKYAGRGNVSGAVLQQISEVVVPKRNWKSILRSGISQAPNKKKDSRARFNRRQAYRLDLPGEISRYDTEIAVFIDNSASISNSQASEFLANAMQITKQFDINVHFFSFDTKVHQIKNIKTWQRHAGGGTTFQSIFDALPALKFFPLQTLVVIFTDGDGEKELIQTKFKHVYWLLPEGQTLSIPSPFGKVITL, encoded by the coding sequence ATGAAATCAGAGAATGACAATCTAATTATTGATGGTATTAAAACATTGCTTGATGTATCGCCCCTCTACGGCAATATTGTGATGAACTTAGTCCGAGAGGTGAACCCACAGGCTGCTAATCCATTAGCGTTAAAATGGCAAGGACACCACTGGTACTTACTGGTTAACCCTAATTTATTAACGGCTCGTTTTACATCACACAACCAGGTTGCTGCTGCGTTAGCTCATGAGGCTTTGCATGTTATTTGGCAGCATCCGACTCGTTATGCGAAAGAACGAGAACATAATCAAATGGTTGATATAGGTACTGACTTAGCGGTCAACCAATACTTACCAAGAGATTTGGGTGAACTACCTGGTGCAATATCGTTTCAAACTATTAATGAACTCTATCACATTAATTTACCACACAATCAAGATTCATCGACCTATATTTCTTTATTGTCAGAAGTTGATCAAAAAAATTCACGGGCAAAAAAGAGGGCTTTGCCGAAACATACGGAATGGCAGAGCGCGAGTAATTCAATAGAAGAAGCTGAGTCTGCACTTAAAAATGTGATAAAAAAAGCTAATGACGATACGAAATACGCTGGGCGTGGTAATGTATCGGGTGCGGTTTTGCAACAAATTAGTGAGGTTGTTGTACCAAAACGTAACTGGAAAAGTATTTTGCGATCTGGTATCAGTCAAGCACCAAATAAAAAGAAAGATTCACGAGCTAGGTTTAATCGCCGACAGGCTTATCGACTTGATCTACCAGGAGAAATTAGTCGTTATGATACGGAAATTGCTGTTTTCATTGATAATTCTGCATCAATATCTAATTCACAGGCAAGTGAGTTTTTAGCCAATGCAATGCAGATAACAAAACAATTTGATATTAACGTGCATTTCTTTTCGTTTGATACGAAGGTGCATCAAATTAAAAATATAAAAACTTGGCAGCGCCATGCCGGTGGTGGGACAACTTTCCAAAGCATATTTGATGCATTGCCCGCTTTAAAATTTTTCCCTTTGCAAACACTGGTAGTTATTTTTACGGATGGCGATGGCGAAAAAGAGTTGATTCAAACCAAATTTAAACATGTGTATTGGTTACTACCAGAGGGGCAAACATTAAGCATACCATCACCATTTGGAAAGGTTATTACGCTATGA